A genomic segment from Nodularia sphaerocarpa UHCC 0038 encodes:
- a CDS encoding NAD(P)/FAD-dependent oxidoreductase: MTEQTPRICILGGGFGGLYTALRLSQLPWENDQKPEIILVDQSDRFIFAPLLYELLTGEMQTWEIAPPFEELLQNTGVRFCQAIVSGIDTEQKRVHLQEGTEIVYDRLVLALGGETPLDMVPGATAHAYPFRNITDVYRLEERLRVLEESNADKIRVAIVGAGYSGVELACKLADRLGEKGRFRLIEIGDQILRNSPDFNREAAKKALEAKRVFLDLETKVESIEQDTISLEYKNQVDTIPVDLVIWTVGTRVASVVKTLALKQNHRGQITTIPTLQVVEHPEIFALGDLADCRDAEGQQVPATAQVAFQQADYTAWNIWASLTNRPLLPFRYQQLGEMMALGKDNATLTGLGIKLDGSFAYIARRLAYLYRMPTLDHQLKVGFNWLVRPIIDKLSD; this comes from the coding sequence TCAAAGCGATCGCTTTATTTTTGCACCTTTACTCTACGAATTACTCACCGGGGAAATGCAAACCTGGGAAATCGCCCCACCTTTTGAAGAACTTCTGCAAAACACAGGTGTGCGTTTTTGTCAAGCTATTGTTTCGGGAATCGACACCGAACAAAAACGAGTACATTTACAAGAAGGCACAGAAATCGTTTATGATCGCTTAGTATTGGCTTTGGGTGGAGAAACACCATTAGATATGGTTCCCGGTGCTACAGCCCACGCTTACCCCTTCCGCAATATTACAGATGTCTATCGTTTAGAAGAACGTCTGCGAGTTCTAGAAGAATCCAATGCAGACAAAATTCGCGTCGCCATAGTGGGCGCTGGTTACAGTGGTGTAGAATTAGCCTGTAAGTTAGCAGACAGACTCGGAGAAAAGGGACGTTTCCGCCTGATTGAAATCGGTGATCAAATTTTACGCAATTCCCCAGATTTTAACCGCGAAGCTGCCAAAAAAGCTTTAGAAGCAAAACGCGTATTTCTGGATTTAGAAACCAAAGTAGAATCAATTGAGCAGGATACCATTTCCCTAGAATATAAAAATCAGGTAGATACAATTCCTGTAGATTTGGTAATCTGGACTGTAGGAACCAGAGTTGCGTCTGTAGTCAAGACACTGGCTTTAAAGCAAAATCATCGTGGACAAATCACCACTATACCCACTTTACAAGTTGTAGAACATCCAGAAATCTTTGCTTTGGGAGATTTAGCCGACTGTCGAGATGCGGAAGGTCAACAAGTACCAGCAACAGCCCAAGTTGCTTTTCAACAAGCTGACTATACTGCTTGGAATATCTGGGCTTCTTTAACTAATCGCCCTTTACTACCATTCCGTTACCAGCAGTTAGGGGAAATGATGGCATTAGGCAAAGACAACGCCACCCTCACAGGTTTAGGGATAAAATTAGATGGTTCATTCGCATACATTGCTCGTCGTCTAGCTTATCTCTATCGGATGCCAACTTTAGATCATCAACTCAAAGTTGGTTTTAATTGGCTAGTTCGTCCTATTATAGATAAACTTTCTGATTAG
- a CDS encoding HAD-IA family hydrolase, with the protein MERPKVILLDAVGTLFGVKGSVGEVYRQIAQEFEVEVSAEILNTTFLQSFKASPPPIFPNAELHDIPQQEFDWWRKIALNTFESAGVLSQFADFSGFFSELYIHFGTAEPWFVYPDVLSSLIDWQRQGIELGILSNFDSRIFSVLQSLELSSYFTSITISTQARAAKPDPQIFAIALEKHNCPPEAAWHIGDSIIEDYQGAKAAGLRGIWINRQTTS; encoded by the coding sequence ATGGAACGACCGAAAGTTATTCTTTTAGATGCTGTCGGCACACTCTTCGGCGTAAAAGGCAGTGTGGGCGAAGTTTATAGGCAAATAGCCCAGGAATTTGAAGTTGAAGTTTCAGCAGAAATATTGAATACAACCTTTCTGCAAAGCTTTAAAGCATCACCACCGCCGATATTTCCCAATGCAGAGTTACATGATATTCCCCAACAGGAGTTTGATTGGTGGCGAAAAATAGCCCTCAATACTTTTGAAAGCGCCGGTGTATTGTCACAATTTGCTGATTTTTCAGGTTTTTTTAGTGAACTCTATATCCACTTTGGTACGGCTGAACCTTGGTTTGTTTATCCTGATGTCTTGTCATCTTTGATAGATTGGCAAAGACAGGGAATTGAACTAGGGATACTGTCCAATTTTGATTCCCGAATTTTCTCAGTATTGCAAAGTTTAGAATTGAGTAGTTATTTTACCTCTATCACCATTTCTACCCAAGCCCGTGCTGCAAAACCTGATCCTCAAATTTTTGCGATCGCTTTAGAAAAACACAATTGTCCACCTGAAGCAGCCTGGCACATTGGCGATAGTATTATAGAAGACTATCAAGGAGCCAAAGCGGCTGGGTTGAGAGGTATTTGGATTAATCGCCAGACAACTTCTTAA